In Osmerus mordax isolate fOsmMor3 chromosome 24, fOsmMor3.pri, whole genome shotgun sequence, the following are encoded in one genomic region:
- the LOC136933040 gene encoding piggyBac transposable element-derived protein 4 has product MFTFISMVIYMGLVKCSAFTDYWRKDKLHSFPFPKQVMTRKKFLRISRSLHLSSMADDATNEQRRGTAAFNRLCKINPVYQEIREACKRNYHPGQDIAIDERMVASKARIGLKQYMKNKPVRWGYKLFVLADSKSGYTWDLFVYEGKLQGNTGKGLNYESVMELIDTQLLGTGYKLFVDNFYTSPTLFRDLLQKRIWACGTIRTNRIGFPKTKENSLDSKSPRGSIRWIRNDPLLFVQWRDTRDVFLCSTLHTAHAQDTVQRRVKGADQRWILKDIPVTPVVKNYNQCMGGVDLSDALIGYYKVLHKTQRWYKTFFYHFLDIGIVNAFLLHKDIAKGKGQVPLTQKAFRETLAVELAELGPQSLPGPSSSIVPQPTASHRPVHINGDSTAGRHRCKHCGLLTPVKCSTCNVALCFVPKRDCYNNWHVAKNIL; this is encoded by the coding sequence ATGTTTACCTTCATTTCCATGGTCATCTACATGGGTCTAGTAAAATGCTCTGCATTTACTGATTACTGGCGAAAGGACAAACTGCACAGCTTCCCTTTCCCAAAACAGGTAATGACCAGGAAGAAGTTCCTCCGAATCTCCAGATCTCTTCACCTGAGTAGCATGGCGGACGATGCTACTAatgagcagaggagaggcacAGCAGCCTTCAACCGTCTTTGCAAGATCAACCCAGTTTACCAGGAGATAAGAGAAGCATGTAAAAGGAACTATCACCCAGGCCAGGATATTGCCATTGACGAGAGGATGGTTGCCTCTAAAGCTCGCATTGGCCTAAAACAATATATGAAAAATAAGCCTGTTCGCTGGGGATACAAACTGTTTGTTCTGGCTGACTCGAAGAGCGGTTACACATGGGACCTTTTTGTGTATGAAGGAAAGCTCCAAGGAAACACTGGCAAGGGTCTCAACTATGAATCAGTGATGGAGCTAATAGACACACAGTTGCTGGGCACCGGGTACAAACTCTTTGTTGACAATTTCTACACAAGTCCCACCCTTTTCCGAGACCTCCTTCAGAAGAGGATCTGGGCATGCGGAACCATCCGCACAAACAGAATTGGATTCCcgaaaacaaaagaaaacagtTTGGACTCAAAATCTCCCCGCGGCAGCATTCGCTGGATAAGGAACGACCCCCTCCTCTTTGTCCAGTGGCGAGACACAAGGGACGTCTTCCTGTGTTCAACGCTCCACACGGCACATGCACAGGACACGGTGCAGAGGAGGGTCAAAGGTGCAGATCAGCGCTGGATACTGAAAGACATCCCAGTTACGCCAGTGGTAAAGAACTACAACCAGTGCATGGGTGGAGTGGACCTCTCCGATGCACTGATCGGATACTATAAAGTACTCCACAAGACCCAGAGATGGTACAAGACCTTCTTTTATCATTTCCTGGACATTGGGATTGTGAACGCCTTCCTCCTTCACAAAGACATTGCAAAAGGAAAAGGACAGGTACCTCTGACCCAGAAGGCCTTCAGAGAGACCCTTGCTGTTGAACTGGCAGAGTTGGGGCCTCAATCCTTACCCGGTCCCTCATCTTCCATCGTGCCTCAACCCACAGCTAGTCACAGACCAGTGCATATCAATGGAGACAGCACCGCTGGTCGGCATAGGTGCAAACACTGTGGTTTACTGACACCAGTGAAGTGTTCAACCTGCAATGTAGCTTTGTGCTTTGTCCCCAAACGTGACTGCTACAATAACTGGCATGTTGCCAAAAACATTTTGTGA